The following coding sequences are from one Leguminivora glycinivorella isolate SPB_JAAS2020 chromosome 7, LegGlyc_1.1, whole genome shotgun sequence window:
- the LOC125228369 gene encoding solute carrier family 22 member 3-like: MPLLGMTVSLPVAGIVSDRWGRRFALSITAFNMAWINAARYWADSYTVFIFIGFLGSAFGSGCMSCCYTLALELVSPTRRMTAVSILASCTCLGALVKGLIAWTQPYWRHLILMLYLPMSISITYFWVAPESVRWLMSKKRYEEAKTILLKASKMNGRLLSDGTLKKMTERANSAKSKENNESAHGIELALYLLSKFCAAATSNTMVVYKAELFPTIYRSRITGFTSTFARIGGFTALLIPAMADRIWHYLPNVLFCVLAFVSAVLLLFTPETLGASLPENMEDAARLGEDQSSVVMGFIRRIIYRKHYDVRHDIGHPDVGEKA, encoded by the exons ATGCCGCTGCTTGGCATGACTGTGTCTCTGCCAGTAGCTGGCATCGTGTCGGACCGGTGGGGCCGCCGCTTCGCCCTTTCTATCACGGCTTTCAACATGGCCTGGATCAATGCTGCGCGCTACTGGGCTGACTCCTACACTGTCTTCATTTTCATTGGATTTTTGGGGAGTGCTTTTGGATCGGGTTGCATGTCGTGCTGTTATACATTag CGCTGGAACTTGTCAGCCCCACACGCCGCATGACTGCTGTGAGCATACTCGCCAGTTGCACCTGTCTAGGAGCATTGGTCAAAGGCCTAATAGCGTGGACACAGCCTTACTGGCGACACCTCATCCTCATGCTGTATCTACCAATGTCAATCAGCATTACCTATTTCTGGGTCGCACCGGAGTCTGTGAGGTGGTTAATGAGCAAAAAGCGCTACGAAGAAGCAAAAACCATTTTGCTAAAAGCATCTAAAATGAACGGAAGACTTTTATCAGACGGTACTTTAAAGAAAATGACTGAACGTGCAAACTCTGCGAAGTCAAAGGAAAATAATGaaa GTGCTCACGGTATTGAACTGGCTCTGTACCTGCTCTCCAAATTCTGCGCAGCGGCCACCTCTAACACGATGGTCGTGTACAAAGCAGAGCTATTCCCCACTATCTATCGCAGCCGGATCACAGGATTCACCTCCACATTTGCTAGAATCGGTGGATTCACTGCACTGCTTATACCCGCTATG GCTGATCGCATATGGCACTACCTACCGAACGTCTTATTCTGCGTTCTGGCATTCGTCTCCGCTGTGCTGCTATTGTTTACCCCTGAAACTCTAGGCGCCTCTCTGCCCGAAAACATGGAAGATGCGGCCCGGCTTGGCGAAGACCAATCCTCTGTAGTTATGGGTTTTATAAGAAGAATCATTTATAGGAAACACTATGATGTTCGTCATGATATTGGGCATCCGGATGTAGGAGAAAAGgcttaa